The genomic window CAGAACAAACACTTATGCGTATTTTTTTGGACGTGTCACGTCACACTTGAGAAAAATATAACTGGAGCTGGCTATGGAAAACAACCTTAATCTTCGTCGTTATGATATTGATTGGATACGTACAATCGCTTTTAGGCGTCCTAATTCTATATCACATCGGCATGTACTACGTTGCTGATTGGGGATGGCATATTAAAAGTGACACGACTTACGTCTGGCTACAAGATGTTATGGTGTTAACAAATCCTTGGCGAATGTCGTTGCTGTTTTTTATTAGCGCTGTTGCCTTGTCGCTCGTTTTAAAACGTTATCATGCTCAAGACTTGCTCCTGATTCGAAGTAAACGCTTATTAATTCCGCTCATTTTCGGTATGTTTACCATTGTCGCCCCCCAGGTTTACGTCGAAGCACTTAGCCAACAGCTCATAGAGCCAGGCTTTCTCTCTTTTTGGAGTCAATACATCAATCCTAAAACAACATTGCTGACTAAACATCACTCCCCTATAGGGCTTCTTACGTGGAATCATCTCTGGTTTTTACCTTATTTATGGCTTTATAGCGCCATTGTTATTGTGCTTCACCCGATACTATTGGACATAGCAAATGCAAAGTGGTTTTCGAATATTTCAGCGAGATCGTTTGTTATTCTCACAATGACATCGATTGTCTTAAGTTGGTACTTTCTAAGGGAGTCGTATCCTCCATCAAACGCGTTGGTAGGTGACTGGTACAATCATGCTAAATATTTTGGTGCCTTTATTCTTGGGTACTTTTTTCCTCGACACATTATTTGGTGGTCAAAACTCATTGAAAAACGACGTCTATTTTTAATGCTGGCCGTAACTAGTTACATGTTTATTTTATTGGATAGACATGGGATGTTTGCCTCTCTTGCTGAGATGTATAAAACCAATGATGTGGTAAAGATCTTATATGGCTACCTATTTTCGATGAACCATTGGGGATTTATGTTTGCCGTGGTGGGATATGCTGGATATTGGCTAAATCGACCCAGTCCTGTGTTACGTTATTTGAATGAAGCTATCTTGCCATATTACATTCTCCATCAAACGCTCATCGTCGTGTTCGCTTGGTGGCTTAAGCCATATTTATTCCATCCTATCATCGAGTTTCCGCTTTTACTTGTGTCCACTCTGGCTGGTTGTGCAATAGGATTTGAAATCGTGAAACGCGTGCAAATATTTCGATGGTTGTTTGGATTAAAACGCTCAGGGGAATCGGACTCGATAAAATACGCTTTTAGTAACTCAAAGTAATTTGTCGTTTAATCGAGTGCGCATTGTCAAAGGCGTGCTGAATTTATCAATGAGGTTTGCCTACTGGAAGCACAATGTGTACTCGAGTATGCAAACCGAGCTGAGACTCTACATACATATCGCCAAAATGGCTTTTAATAATCGCTATCGCGATGCTGAGCCCAAGACCTGTACCCGAGCCAATCGGTTTAGTGGTAAAGAACGGGTCAAATATGCGATTTAAAATATCAGGTTCGACTCCCCTGCCGTTGTCTTCAATTAGAATTTCTAAGCTGTCTTTATCTAAAGGTTTAATTGAGATGAGCACTTTACCTTCCGCTTTGTCTACAACCGCTTCATACGCATTCTTAATTACATTAGTTATTGCTGTACCTATTTGGCAACCAATACATCGGATCAAAAAATCTTCTGGAATTTGAGTTTCAACAACACAACAATGCGGTTTTATTTCCTGTGACTTTTCCAAAGCAAGCTGAATCATTTTGGATAAATTAACGTCTTCGACAGCTTGTACCTCTTGTGCCGTAAATACACCTAAATCTTTCACTATCGCCTGAATGCGATTGAGGCCAAGTTTGACATCCCCCATTAAGTCATTCGCGTCGTCGAAGACCCAATCAAGTTGGTAATTCTTTTTCAAAACCTCGAGCTGCTGAAGATACTGTTCTTCATTTGAAATCGAAGCATTTACTGTGTCTTTCCACATTGATTGCCACTTGCCAAGATAAGACTCTAAAAATTCAAGGTTAGAAAATAGAAAACCAAGTGGATTATTAATTTCATGTGCAACACCTGCAGCCAATTGACCGAGTGAGGCAAGTTTTTCAGCCTGAACAAGCGCAAATTGCTGGCGTTCGATTTCAGCCATTGCATCAACAAGTTCATCATTGGACGCTTTTAGCTCGGCGGTGCGTTGTTCTACTTTCAACTCCAAACTTTGATTAAGTAGCGCAAGTTCATCAGATAAATGCTTGAGTTTTGAGACATGTTCAAATGCCCTCAATGCAGCCGTAACCGTCGAGAACAACCGTTCTTTCGTCAGTTCTGTCTTGCATTTGTAATCATTGATATCGTACTGCTGCATAACAACCTGTTCAGGGACATCCCCTGGCTGTCCGGTCCGCAGCACAATTTGCACAGTATCATTCATCAAGGTATTACGAATTTGCTCTGCACATCGAAGTCCCGCATCGTTTGTTTCCATGATGACGTCGAGAAGAACGAGCGCTACGCTTGGTTTGTCTCGAAGGATAGATAAAGCTTCGTCGCCGCTGTAGGCATGGAGTATTGCAAGTTTTTTTCCATGATACATGAAATTATTGAGGACTAATTTAGATAGAATATGCACCTGCTCATCATCATCGACGATAAGTACTGGCCATGCTCGTTCGTCATGACTCTCATGTTCGTCAGATTCTTTCTGAAAGAAACTTAAAGGCGCATCTTTGTCTATCATTTCGGCCAGATACTCACATTTTTTAGAATGTTTGTCTGTTCTTACGAGAGCAAATAACGATGATTAATTCATAGAATCGCATTTGCACACTAAAGTAATCTTGGGCCGAAATGACCAATTTTACAAATTGAGTTAGCAGACTTTCGCTAACTCTTCTTTATAATGTGCTCGACATACCGATACGTATCGGTCATTGCCACCTATTTCCACTTGGGCGCCATCTGCAACTGCAAGACCCTGCTCGTCTAACCTCAACACATGGTTTGCTTTGCGTCCACAATGACAAATTGTCTTCAATTCAATTAATTTATCTGCCCACGCAAGTAAATATTGAGCACCTAAAAATAGTTCGCCTCGAAAATCCGTTCGTAATCCATAACACAAAACTGGAATACCCAAATGGTCAACGACGTCAGTCAATTGGAGCACTTGATCTTTTGTTAGAAACTGCGACTCATCGACCAAAATACAATCCAGTTTTTGCTTTTGGTGTGCGTCGCTAATTAAGGCAAGCACGTTGGTTTCGTTTTCATAAACGTGTGCATCGGCTTCAAGACCGATACGACTCGCTACTTTTCCAACTCCTGAGCGATTGTCAATTGCTGCTGTAAGAATAAAAGGCGTCATACCTCTTTCGCGATAATTGAATGCGGATTGCAGAAGGGTTGTCGACTTGCCCGCGTTCATCGCGGAATAATAAAAATACAGCTGTGCCATTGTCATTACCTTATAGAAAATCCAATGGATAATATCAAACAACAGCTAAAAAACGAAAGAACTCAGTCTTCCAATCCTTTCATAATGTATTTCAAATAGAGCGGTGTGCTCGGCATCTTTTCTAAATGTTGCCAAACCGCATTTACAGTAGAGGGATGCTCTTTTGCATATCCTTTTGAAAACGCGACAAATCCATAATTCATCTCAGATGCTGGATACTTTGCAGCAAGGCTATCTGAGTGCAAAAAGCCAATCACTTTTTCTTGGCCGATTTCACAAATCCCCACCGTTGCATCAACAACACCTTTTAACACCAAATCGTAAGCATCGTTTTGCGAGTAAGTATTTATCACTCGGTAACCTTGTTCGGCTAAAACAGATGAAACGGAATAACCATTTGGAACGGCTACCGTGACACTTGCCGTGCCTTGAAGACGATTAACACGAGTCTTTTTAACGATTAAACAAGAACCAAATTGGCTAATTGCTTTACGAGTGTGCAAACGCCCATCCACTCGTTTAGGAAATACCATAAAAGATTCACGTTCCTCTCGGTAAGAGGCGATAACCGCGTCGACTTTGTTTAAAGTAAGATCTGCTAAACAACGTTTCCAAGGACGTCTTACAAATTGAAAATGAATATGCGGGTCAGCAATGGTTATCTTTTGCAAAATCTCAATACTTGCACCTGGGTCTTCTTTGGGTACGTCAAAACCTTCTCCCATAAACATTGGGGGAAGTGCTTTATCTTCGTAGCAAAAGATAATTTCAGAACCATAGCACGTTATTGAGCAAAAAAGGCTAAACACCCAGATAGCGACAAATTTCATGGAGTCTCGAAGAAGCTTGCTCTCGCATAGTTAGTAAGTGAAGCATAGTAAAAAATCGCTAACTTTTCGATCCTTATTTGCCACAATTCTGTATTTATAGAGAGATAAGCACATGATACTGGGAAATTTAATGATAATGTTCCCTTTCATGCTCAAGTAACCAAGCTTTGGCATTAATACCACCTGCATACCCCGTTAAGGTCCCATTGGCACCAATAATTCGATGACAAGGCACAATAAAACTGATTGGGTTTTTACCGTTGGCAGCCCCAACCGCTCGAACAGCCTTGGGGTTATCTAGTTTATTCGCTATCCAACTATAGCTATAGGTTAGGCCATAAGGAATGGTACTGAGTATTTGCCAAACGGAGCGCTGAAAAATTGTCCCTTTTACGTCGAGCTTAACCTCAAACTCAAATCTTCTTCC from Pseudoalteromonas xiamenensis includes these protein-coding regions:
- a CDS encoding acyltransferase family protein — protein: MIGYVQSLLGVLILYHIGMYYVADWGWHIKSDTTYVWLQDVMVLTNPWRMSLLFFISAVALSLVLKRYHAQDLLLIRSKRLLIPLIFGMFTIVAPQVYVEALSQQLIEPGFLSFWSQYINPKTTLLTKHHSPIGLLTWNHLWFLPYLWLYSAIVIVLHPILLDIANAKWFSNISARSFVILTMTSIVLSWYFLRESYPPSNALVGDWYNHAKYFGAFILGYFFPRHIIWWSKLIEKRRLFLMLAVTSYMFILLDRHGMFASLAEMYKTNDVVKILYGYLFSMNHWGFMFAVVGYAGYWLNRPSPVLRYLNEAILPYYILHQTLIVVFAWWLKPYLFHPIIEFPLLLVSTLAGCAIGFEIVKRVQIFRWLFGLKRSGESDSIKYAFSNSK
- a CDS encoding ATP-binding protein; translated protein: MIDKDAPLSFFQKESDEHESHDERAWPVLIVDDDEQVHILSKLVLNNFMYHGKKLAILHAYSGDEALSILRDKPSVALVLLDVIMETNDAGLRCAEQIRNTLMNDTVQIVLRTGQPGDVPEQVVMQQYDINDYKCKTELTKERLFSTVTAALRAFEHVSKLKHLSDELALLNQSLELKVEQRTAELKASNDELVDAMAEIERQQFALVQAEKLASLGQLAAGVAHEINNPLGFLFSNLEFLESYLGKWQSMWKDTVNASISNEEQYLQQLEVLKKNYQLDWVFDDANDLMGDVKLGLNRIQAIVKDLGVFTAQEVQAVEDVNLSKMIQLALEKSQEIKPHCCVVETQIPEDFLIRCIGCQIGTAITNVIKNAYEAVVDKAEGKVLISIKPLDKDSLEILIEDNGRGVEPDILNRIFDPFFTTKPIGSGTGLGLSIAIAIIKSHFGDMYVESQLGLHTRVHIVLPVGKPH
- a CDS encoding thymidine kinase; this translates as MAQLYFYYSAMNAGKSTTLLQSAFNYRERGMTPFILTAAIDNRSGVGKVASRIGLEADAHVYENETNVLALISDAHQKQKLDCILVDESQFLTKDQVLQLTDVVDHLGIPVLCYGLRTDFRGELFLGAQYLLAWADKLIELKTICHCGRKANHVLRLDEQGLAVADGAQVEIGGNDRYVSVCRAHYKEELAKVC
- a CDS encoding substrate-binding periplasmic protein; protein product: MKFVAIWVFSLFCSITCYGSEIIFCYEDKALPPMFMGEGFDVPKEDPGASIEILQKITIADPHIHFQFVRRPWKRCLADLTLNKVDAVIASYREERESFMVFPKRVDGRLHTRKAISQFGSCLIVKKTRVNRLQGTASVTVAVPNGYSVSSVLAEQGYRVINTYSQNDAYDLVLKGVVDATVGICEIGQEKVIGFLHSDSLAAKYPASEMNYGFVAFSKGYAKEHPSTVNAVWQHLEKMPSTPLYLKYIMKGLED
- a CDS encoding methylated-DNA--[protein]-cysteine S-methyltransferase produces the protein MILTAKMPSPIGEITLQATENGLCYVGFHPIYEEVKGSNKHLIQGMTELTEYFNGRRFEFEVKLDVKGTIFQRSVWQILSTIPYGLTYSYSWIANKLDNPKAVRAVGAANGKNPISFIVPCHRIIGANGTLTGYAGGINAKAWLLEHEREHYH